The DNA segment ACATCAAACTAATCATTAACACTATGTAAACAAATGCCCATTTTTAAATGAATACATTTAGATTGGCTAGCTCAAACTACAATATTTGGCAAATCATTCCTGGCTGATTTAGACTTTGCATTTTTGGTTCATTAACTCTTACTTCACACCAAGTTGCATTGTAAGGGCTTTGGGGTTAAAGATCTTGTAAAATTGCAATTCCAGCCTCAAGTTTATTCTCCGTTTCTCTGTGGTGCAATGTGTACCTTGGTCTCTACTCACTATTTTAATTACACACTAAGTCTCAAAAAGGAAATCCTTAAATCATTTACCTGGATTGAGAAAATTTCAAAAGGAGACATTATTAACTGAAATGGTTAGTAAAAGAAACAGCTAACCAGTCTTTACAACAtaattaaaacatgttttaacAGTGTGAGTGAAGTATTCCACAGAATTTTATGTACTTAACCTGCTCCCCTTTAAACACTAATAGTGAACCTGCCTTCACTACTGCTTTGCCCTCTAAGCATTTattcaattcatttttgaaagctATTATTTTACCTGTTTTCATGAGCACAAGGGAGAAAATAATACACAAAATGAATAGGTTGGATGCTCAGGTAGAGCACAAGCACACACATTATAGCAAAAGGCATGTTTTTAGATTGCAAATTCTATTAATTTGTAGAAGCACGTGGCTTTTAGTTTTACTGTTATACATTTGTGCAAATTAGTAAAAATTTCATATGCTTCTACAAATTTATCTCAAATTCCCACTAAATGAGCATCCTCTAGGCCACACCAGTAGATAGGgtggaaggtgtatggcatgcttgctttcactggtctgggcactgagtacaagtcaggaagtcacgttgcagctacaTAAAAACTTTCGTTAGGCCGCACTGGAGTACTATGCGCGATTCTGGTTGCCCCAATACAGGAagaaacctcttctgtaccctctggaaagggtacagaagagatttaccaggatgttgcctggattagagggcatgagctacaaggagaggttggacaaacttgggttgttttctctaaagcatggaggctgagggaagacctgatacaagtttataagattatgaggcatagatagacagtcagactctttttcccagggtagaaatgtcaagtaatagaggacatgcatttaaggtggaggggaaagtttaaagatgagtggggcaatttttgtttttaaattacacaaagagtggtaggtgcctggaacaggctgccaagttgagtggtggaagcagatatgattgtggcctgtaagaggctgttagataagacacatgaaggatgtggatcatgtacaggcagaagagacttagtttaatttggcatcatgttcagtgcagatgttgtgggccgaagggcctgctcctgtgctgtactgttccatgttctctttTCAATAAGTGAGATTTTCATAGTTCTGTCCTCTGCTGTTATTCCACCAAAGACCAATGTCAGCAATTCCCTTCAAGATTCTCAGGCTCCTGTTAGATGCTCAGGGCAGTTTCCTTCATGAGTATTGCAAGATATTAAACAATTTTAGCTACTGATGCTGATTGTGTTTTTTCTCAAGTGAGCCTCTTTTCTAATCTTATGAATACTTTACAGCTATGTTCTTAAtaaactttttttctttccaaatgtgGAGAAAGCACTTTACATTATGCTTTGTTTTCACttgtttccattggcagaggTGCAGTTTACCAGTTTCTTCCTGCTTTTCTCAGTAACCTCCAGTTGAATTTATCATAAGCAGGCCAAGACACTTGCTGGAAGCAGCAGTTGGTAAgtcaattttaaattcatttaggAGATTAAACAGCAAAACTTACCTCAAGTCCTACCTCAAATGCAAAATGAACCTTGGAGAAACAGGGCCACCTAATTATCATAAAACTTACCCTTCTGACATTGGTTAAGTACAAGATTTTGTACAGTACAGATACAAGAAAACACTACACTGTTTTATATTTTGCCATTAAACCAGGACTCTTAGCACAAGATCTGTATATTAACTGTTACAAATACGACTCATTTTCTGAAAAGTATCTTGCTTTCTTCAATTTAccattagatttttttatatataaaaaagtataCATACCAGGTCAAAGCATCTCAATGGCCTCTGCAAATCAAGCTTAATTCAACATAGGCAGCACTTAATAACTGAAGTGAatatatatttaagaaaaatCAGCAATGTCCTGGTGTGTGTGGAGTGTTCCATGACCACACAGGTTTTCTCCTTGTACTCCAGTTTACTCCTACATTCTGAACATGtgcagttggtagattaattgactatAAATTGTTCCTTGTGTGTAGGCAAGTTGAACAattcagggggtggggggggggtggtgtgttgaggcagggagaataaaaatggattaatgtaggactagaATAAATAGGTTGTTGATGTTTGGCACCGACTTGCTGGGCCAgggggcccatttccatgctgtatgactttgactaTGACTAATATCCACAAAGGTGAGATCATTTGGAATAAAACCTCCCAAAATAGAGGGATTAACAAACTCATTCCTTTTGTGCCAGCATCATGAAAATTGGCAGGATTCAGGTTAGCACTCCTGATATGCCACCTTAAAATACTGCTCCACTAAAATCCTCAGCCATCAGAAGAGAACACTAATTGACCCAAAATAGTTAAGCAGTAGAAAGATCAACCCTAAAGATGCTGGGACTAAGAATTATAGATAAGACTttccaaatgtaaaataaatttgttCTTGCATCAACTAGAATGatccaaatacataaaatggaaaaatatgaaCCTACTGTATTGAAAAGGAGAAACTTTGCTGTCAAGTCACATAGGAGAAGCCATGAGCCATGATAAGCAGTGGTTTCTTAAATAAAGTACAATTAGTTATAAATACCAACACAGATCTCGCAATATCTTCACCAGGTTTGATCCCTGAAGTATTATCTAGACGAGCATCTTTTATAGTGGATAAACAGTACAGATATAAAGAAAAACAGATACCCAAGGCATATAAATGGCATAGCTAAACATAATCCATCTATGCTCAGTCACATACAGTAGGTTGGAGCGAGTAACatcaaatagcaatgagatttACTCAAGAACAAATTACTCAATCACCCAAATATCAATAAATGCAGTGCAAATAGTAACATATGGAACTTTACCACCATGATTTGAATTCAATTACTTTTGGCAAAAACAGCAATTATAGTaactttaaaactgaaaatgctaaacCTTGGATACTACAGTATTTAAAATTACTACGTGGCAACTTCCCTATGATTTATCACTTTTGATAATAGGCAATCTGACGTTGGACTACAAAATTCCCTCCATGTTGGCTTCTATCAATCATGGATTTGGTGTGCAATTCAAAGGAGCAAACTTGTAGAAAAATGACTCCCACTAAACTAATTGGCCAAAATTCTTAGTCAGCCAACGGTGCATTTCAATTAGCAAACTTCATTAATACAGAATTAGGTTTTCATAACTTTATTTGTACATATTACATTTAGAATAAATTACACAATCTTACAAATTTCACAGTAAACTTTATATAGTTTAATACACTTGTGTTTTCAGTAGAAAGGTAACCCACTTAAGATAGTgctttgaatttttaaaactagCCTAAAAGTAATTTATTACATCACTATCACTCCCATCCTCTTTTGTACACAACTTCCATTTGACCTATGGATTCTTGATGTACAGTGCTCTTAATACACCAATATGGCAACGACAAAGTGTTAACAGAGTAGTCAGATGCTTCAACGAAAAAAAAGCAGCACCCTTATTACCATTCATccttaattcattttaaattttcttttacgATTTTAAGGACAAATATCAGGAATACCCTTGTGTAAACTCTTCCCTCTAGCCCAGTGTTATGTTAATCCAAATAACTCAAACATGCTCAACTTTAATCAAGTCTCATGTGCAAGGGTTACACACAAAAATTCAGACACCACCTAGAATTAACACCTGTATGTAGGTTTTGTTGATAAATAATGCCCAATTCCAAAATTACATCTTGGTTACAAAATTACATCAATGTGTCCAATGAGTTATCATTTCAACTAAAAGAAGTTAGGCTACATATAAATATCTAGCAAGTTCTTTAGCATGGTCAGTCATGCCAAAGACTTCCCAAAAGTATAGATCACATTGACATTGTGAGTTGCACTGATGACAACCAATCCATAGAAAACCTGGCATTATTAACAAAAGGTGCCCATGATGAATCAGGTGGTATCAGTTTCCAAGGAATgggggaaagagatgggagagagaaaaaacaagtcaAAAATTAAGAAGATTAAGATTTGATTAAAAATACTTAGGTAAACCAAAATTGATTTTAGGCACAAAACAACATTTTTAGATTTAATTTAAGACTGTTTAGTCAAGTGATTTCTGTGAAGATGGTTTGATGGAAAGGATAAATAGGACAAATAGGCAATAGGGGAAAAGTGAACTCGAGGAAAAAGTAATGACCATGAAACTTACAGATATTCTGCAAAAGAGTCTGCTAATCCCCCATTTAACATACCCCTTCAAGAAAAACATTCCAAGAGAACCATACATCAGATTACACCTTCAACATTTACACATTTCAATAAGTGATTTACAAGGTTAGGGGATAAAGACGAGCCTCAAAAATTTGTCAAATGTAACCTGACACAGCAACATTAGTGCGGTTGCTTTTCAAGATGTGGGTACCAAGGAACAGCAGCATTTTTAGAACTGCATAATAAATTGAACTAGCTATTTCAGAATGTACACTTTGGGGCACAGGGTTGGCAAAAATCAAAATTTTCTGGCAATTTAAAAGCCTCTGGTAAGGTTCATTACAACttattttcacatgcactcagacttACGCAGTCCGGCTGCACTCTCGGCATGTGATTTTACATATCCTCAGTTCAAGTTCAAAAGCATCAGGTCGATCCTGCGGATTTGTTGCTAGCATTTCCTTGATTAGCTGTCTCATTCCTGCACTCATGGACTTCTTCTTAACAGGAATGTTAAGCTCCATCTTGGGGTTTAACAACAGTGCTTCACCAAGGGGCACAATCACTGACCCCTGACGCACGTAGCCTCCTAATAGTTCTTTCTTTGTCTCTGAATCTATGAAGGTAATCCTTTCCAACATGGCCCAAATGATGACACCCAGTGCAAAGATATCTGCTTTAGCAGTATAATGACCTTCCCAAACTTCAGGAGCCATATAAAAATCTGACCCACAAGCTGTAGAAAGCCAGCATCTGTTAACATTAACTGGTTCCTTTTGATCTGCTCCCAACCCTGAGCATACTTTACTCAGACCAAAGTCTGCCACTTTTAGAATAGGACCTCCTCCTTCAGCTTCCGATTTGGTTTCAGTAATCAATATATTATCTGGCTTCAGGTCCCGGTGCACAATTTGGTTTTTGTGCAAAAAGCCAAGGCACTGCTGAGCTGCAGCATGAAAACTAATGTTGGTCCGACGGTTGGGTTTCCGCGAAAGAAGATATTCATTCAtgtctccaccatcacagaaatcCATTACAAGCCAGAGGTAGTACGAGCTCCTGGAATCAAAGCTTAGTTCCCCTTTCAGTGAAGTCTCCACCAgctttgaaaataaacaaaaagagtTTGTTTCTATTTAAAATACTTGCCCCCTATAACAAAGCATATAATCTTTCCAAATATCAAGTCACTTTTTTGTTCACACTGTAACTTAGAATTTTAAACATCCAATCGTCAAAACTAAATACAGATATCACAAGTATAGGTACTCCctaggttatgacagggttccattcctgtgaactgttcgcaagtcagaaatactatgaaccaagttcccacacagcagaaaatGCCTACAGCCCCGCACCAGCCAGCTGGTCTTCCAAACTCTTTCTTGTATATAagggctgtacacaagtcaggcatttgtagGTTGGGAAGGAACTGTATTCAGTACttgtttaaataataatatttatCTGCACAAGTCACTTTAATATAAAGcacatttttgttttttgtttaaaaagcaaaatttCAGATTGTGCCCAAACTTAAAAATCATTTTCAACACTGACCAAAATATCAGctttcaacagattttttttcaaaataaaggcAATTAGGAGATATGGGGTTGGTATGGGAAAAGTGGCACAGAGGCAAAATATCCACAATTTTATTGATTGGCATCCTCCTGCTTCAATGCAATATGAGAGCATAGGAACAATGGCATACTTCAGACCTTTGTTTACAATAATTCATTGATCAGCCTagtattttaaaataacagaggttgaaagcaaaaacagaattcagaaaagCTTTATTCTACATCCGTGCTTGACCCACTAAAAGGATTTGCCAAGGACATTTTTTATATGAACACAACAGTAATATTTGGCCTCTCGTTCAGAGGAATTATGTTCAGACATTGTGCCACATTAACCCCGAGGGGCAATTTTTAAAGTTACTGATAATTTTGAGATAGCAGTCGAGCGGTGACCAGTTAATGCCAGTGACAATTCAAAagaggtctgcttcttaatcaataactcctGGTGCTTGAATGTGACggtcctggcaagctcctgctcacccagcctggaatatctaatggtgaagtgtcgaccatactacctgccatgggagttcacttcagctgtcttgatggcagtctacatcccatcccagacggacatgaagcctgcactcgaTGAACTATActctggtcaacagccttgaaacaggataccctgatgccctcttcattattgcaggtgaattcaaccaggccaacctcaagagtgtgttaccaaaatactaccaccatgtctcctgtcccaccaggggccctaacatcCTTGACCATCGCTATACgaccaaagatgccttccaagccaccctcatcctcactttggtaaatcagaccaccaggctgtgctccttctccctgcatacaaacagaaactgaaatgggaggattcagaacagaaagtcatgcagtgctggtctgaggaaatagatgagcttctatacaactgctttgagtcagtggactggtccatgttgaaaGACTCGGCTGCCAGCcatgatgagtatgtcaccaccatcacggactttatcagcaagtgtgccGAGGACTGTGTagcaaagaagacaatacgggtgttcccaaaccagaaagcacaaatgaaccaggagatccactcccttctgaagtcgaggactgctgcattccaatcaggtaaCCCCGACCTTTACAataaatcaagatatgacctccaaaaagctatcagagatgccaagagacaataccagttcaaaattgagtcccagaccagccatcagttgtggaagggcttacatgctataatcaGGCTACAAAgctaagtcgggcagcatagtcaacaacaacaacacatcccttcctgatgagattaaggcattctatgcatgttttggacagaaggggattggtttgtcatcacccaccctgagagcctccaatgcaactgaacccctggtcactgttgaggatgcaAGATCAATCTTCTGGCGAGTGatcccgaggaaagcatctggcccagatattTGtaaacatatttaacctctccctgcttcaatctgaggttcccacctgtttttaagaagactatcatcccagtacctaagaaaaacaaggtaacatgcctcaaagtctaccgaccagtggctctgacatccaccatcatgaagtgccttgagaggctggtcatggcatgaattaactctagcctcccagaaaaccGCAACCCACTACTGCCgaaataggtctacagtggacaccattgCCCTGGCCCTACAAACATACAGAtggtaaaggcacctacattagactattgtttattgactacagctcaccttcaatactataattccacgcaatctcatcaccaaactccgagacctgggactcaacacctccctatgCAACTAgacccttgactttctgaccaacagaccacaatcagtgaggataggcagcaacaccgccagcacaattattctcaacactggtgccccacaaggctgcgtcctcagccctctactctctatatactcatgactgcatggccagattctgctctaactccatctacaagtttgcagatgataccacagtggtgggccatatctcaaataacgatgagtcagagtacaggaaggagatagagagcttagtgacatggagtcatgacaacaacctttccctcaatatcaacaaaacaaaagagctggtcattgacttccggaaagggggcaatgtacatgcacctgtcttcatcaatgatgctgaggtcgagagggttgagagcttcatgatcctaggagtgaacatcaccaatagcccgtcctggtccaaccacatagttgccatggccaagaaagctcaccagcatctctacttcctcaggaggctaaagaaatttggcatgtcccctttgacactctccaaattttatcattgcaccatagaaagcatcctatctgaatgcaatcacagcttggtatggcaactgctccgcccaggaccgcaagaaactgcaaatagtTGTgcacgcagcccagcacatcacggaaaccagcctcccctccacaaactctgtctatacctctcgctaccttgaagcagccagcataatcaaagatcacacccatccaggtcattctctcttctcccctctcccatcaggcagaggatacaggagcacagaccaccaagctcaaggatagcttctcccactgttataagactattgaatggttcccttatacggtgagatgaactcttgacctctcaatctaccttgttatgatcttactacctgcactgcacttcctctgtagctgtgacactttactctgtattctgttttttttaccatgtactacctcaatgcactgtgtaatgaattgatctgtacaagttgtaggcaagacaagttctcactgtaccttggtacaagtgacaataataaaccaataccaactacaTCCTATGATTAGAAAATAAACTTGAGGAAATCCGGGTATACTAAACCAGAGATAATAAACATAGAAATTTAATAGATCACCTGCCATTTAATATGCTTTGGTGATCTAAACTTTATTACAGCACAAagttacatctaataaattccaGAATCAATCCCTTTACCCATCTATATTCAGAACCTAGTATCTACATTAAGGAAGCTGCATCTTTGAAAGATTCACAAAATAATACTTTAAAATTGAACAAATAGGGTTGTTTTCAGCCACATTTGGCATCAATTCCCATTTTGCACACAATTAATAAATTACCAGGAGTATCATTGTGATGCAACAAATATTGTACCTTTAAATAATGGGAAGAGGATGATCCATGAGTCATCTTTTGAAGCACCCCATCTTTTTGCAGAATGCACTCCTCCAGATGAATCACATTAGGATGAATAGTCTTGATACTGCTTAATGCCCAAAATTCTCGCAAGGCCAGTTCCACATTCTCGGGCGCATGGCACCGAATTTTCTTCACTGCTACTCGTGCTCCAGTCTTTGTCACCACTGCTTCATATACTACACCATAACTGCCACGTCCCAATTCACGCACCAAGTTGTATTTTGGCTCTCTACTCGCCATGAATAATTTTTTAATaactagaaagagaaaaacagaatcagaACTTACAAATGTTGACAGGCAATATCCCTGACAAAAATGGGAACTTGGGAGATAAGGTCAAGATTTTTGAAACAACTTTTGAAAAGATGGCAAATCttttgttaaaaatatttaaggcaTTAAGTTCTTCAGGAGacaaaattaatttatattattATCGCATAGACATTCAGCAATAACGAGTTACTTAGCCCAGAGGATATTAGTAAATCTTGCATCTCTGTGACAACTCTGGGATCAAAAACTTTAATACAGCTATTTTAACTTGCTAGGATTTGTTGCCTAGCTAAATTATTAATGCTGACCAGCTATTTGCAGCTGGTCAACAAATGTAATCAATAGCATGCTACAAGTGTACAATATTTGCAATCATTTAAACCTACTAGCATTTTTTAATGCTTAAAATTTCCAAACTGTTAATTGCAAAGCAAGAGACATTATCATTTACATTACTTTGGAAAAGCAAGCATTTTCAAAATGCAAGCTGTACTAAAAATTAGCCACTAACACCCCCAAATATTAATTATATAATTTCAAATCATGTAATCACTATCCTTTTTGGCAGGTTTATGAAccaatttcaaattttgttttacaaatgaaAAGTTAAACTCACTGAATTTATGGCACAAGGCAACTGCATTAGTTCTCTATTATACAAACGCACACCTTGCCTTTGTCCAAAGGAAACCATAACTATGCAACAATATGCCATCTTTTttcagctaccatcaagcaggagatatagaagcctgaagtcccacaccaccaggttcaagaacagctacttcccttcaaccattcagttcttgaaccaaccagcaaaacgctaatcactacagttttgcaacactatgaccactttacactaaaatggactttgttttttttcattctaattgtgttctttcttataaaattgtgcataatttgtttttccagtgaatgctgcttacctgatgccatgtgcctgtgatgctgcagcaggagtgtttttcatcacatagatgtacttgtgcatatgacaataaactcaactttgacttggaAGCAATTTAGCCCTGAGCAACCTTAAACTAGTCCAATAGTTTTCATTGATTCAAAAATATGAATTAGATCTACAATTTAAGAAATTAATCAACAAGTTAAAAAAAGaatttacaagttttttttgaaatacttaaaatattAGAGGCAAATCTGTATGAAGCTTAAAAGTTCAAGGGATATCAGATATGGAATTCTATATGCCATAACTGACATCCTCTTTATGAATGGTAGCTGATTGGTATATGTTGCTACCTTTTGTTATTTCAAACTGCCAACATTGTTTCCTTAAGTGATATTCAAAAATTATATGGTCACCACTTGGATATTAAAAGTGCAATACtcaaaaattaaaactaaattaggTGAAGGATGAATATCGAAAACATTTTGCTAATCGAGTCAATATTGAATATGACTGATGAACACTATAATAATCACAtctggtagcgtagcggttagcatgacactattacagcgccagcgatcagggttcaattcccatcgctgtccaTAAGGAACTTGTACATTCTggccatgtctgcatgggtttcctccagatgctccggtttcctcccacattccaaagacatacgggtaggttaacataggtTTAAATGGGCaatgcggactcgttgggccgtaagggcctgttaccatgctaaaACTTCAGAACCAGAAATTTACTACACAGGTGGCACTTATTTAGCtcttcatgtccatgccagcaacAAAACAGCCATTTGGATTACTCATACTTCCCAGATCATTCTGTCATCTCAATCACCCTC comes from the Pristis pectinata isolate sPriPec2 chromosome 22, sPriPec2.1.pri, whole genome shotgun sequence genome and includes:
- the pdik1l gene encoding serine/threonine-protein kinase pdik1l, coding for MASREPKYNLVRELGRGSYGVVYEAVVTKTGARVAVKKIRCHAPENVELALREFWALSSIKTIHPNVIHLEECILQKDGVLQKMTHGSSSSHYLKLVETSLKGELSFDSRSSYYLWLVMDFCDGGDMNEYLLSRKPNRRTNISFHAAAQQCLGFLHKNQIVHRDLKPDNILITETKSEAEGGGPILKVADFGLSKVCSGLGADQKEPVNVNRCWLSTACGSDFYMAPEVWEGHYTAKADIFALGVIIWAMLERITFIDSETKKELLGGYVRQGSVIVPLGEALLLNPKMELNIPVKKKSMSAGMRQLIKEMLATNPQDRPDAFELELRICKITCRECSRTA